A genomic stretch from Mastacembelus armatus chromosome 12, fMasArm1.2, whole genome shotgun sequence includes:
- the LOC113124118 gene encoding uncharacterized protein LOC113124118 isoform X2 → MWRRLCSREHRRSRHWTQSVCGRGLCGRSVILHAEEKDCGRQETEEELQQQEPCVVRKINRSAVNMLRLKTTEKLMFVYQTIYNTDPVTLHSQAAQSSSFSAVCKMFFSLSLLGVKKEETSFKVPKESTFAYGLMEIATEDGTVGIPSRSWEFKRYSFGWWSISSDDGEDSCQTLRQINRELKKKAGLLRPLASLPDSTRRDLLRSLQELLQDRDDLTLLEQTLDQGSTQVSPPVSAVMDLLKASDASSSQKAALQLLVSAMDTLPDRAPALLSTCSPDVLRVLSQLVDSLQEDAQARLPESPPPPLQVDGELRWAAELLCVTDDGLRELSDQWDRPELPPGVLLELLCLVVRGLSLMQPTTHL, encoded by the exons ATGTGGAGAAGGCTCTGCAGTCGTGAGCATCGACGAAGCCGCCACTGGACTCAAAGTGTCTGCGGCCGTGGACTCTGTGGACGCAGCGTCATCCTACACGCTGAAGAAAAAGACTGTGGACGTCAAGAAACTGAGGAAGAGCTTCAGCAACAG GAGCCGTGTGTTGTCAGGAAGATAAACCGCTCGGCCGTGAACATGCTGAGGTTGAAGACCACGGAGAAGCTGATGTTCGTTTACCAGACGATCTACAACACTGACCCCGTGACGCTCCACAGCCAAGCTGCACAGAGCAGCTCGTTCTCAGCTGTGTGCAAAATGTTCTTCAGCCTCAGCTTGTTG GGAGTCAAGAAGGAGGAGACGAGCTTCAAGGTGCCAAAAGAGTCCACGTTCGCCTACGGACTCATGGAGATCGCGACTGAGGACGGGACTGTGG GAATTCCTTCGAGAAGCTGGGAATTCAAACGATACAGTTTTG GATGGTGGAGCATCAGCTCAGACGATGGAGAGGACTCATGCCAGACTCTGCGACAAATCAACAGAG aGCTAAAGAAGAAAGCAGGTCTTCTGCGGCCGCTGGCAAGTCTCCCTGACTCGACCCGACGGGATCTGCTGAGATCTCTCCAGGAGCTTCTGCAGGACCGAGACGACCTGACTCTGCTGGAGCAAACA TTGGATCAGGGCAGCACACAAGTGTCTCCGCCTGTCTCTGCAGTCATGGACCTTCTCAAAGCCTCCGACGCTTCCAGCTCCCAGAAGGCCGCGCTTCAACTGCTGGTCAGCGCCATGGACA ctctgcccGACCGTGCACCTGCTCTGCTGAGCACCTGCAGCCCTGATGTCCTGAGGGTCCTGAGCCAGCTG gtgGACAGTCTGCAGGAGGACGCCCAGGCCAGACTCCCTGAGTCGCCGCCCCCCCCACTGCAGGTGGACGGGGAGCTGCGCTGGGCGGCCGAGCTCCTCTGTGTGACGGACGACGGGCTGCGAGAGCTGAGTGATCAGTGGGACCGACCGGAGCTCCCCCCCGGGGtcctgctggagctgctgtgcCTCGTGGTACGGGGGCTCAGCCTGATGCAGCCCACAACACACCTGTGA
- the LOC113124118 gene encoding uncharacterized protein LOC113124118 isoform X1 has product MFAANTKALVKSLGAEDDLIYNGNVNGKIQLLTLVKVTERSLWSTISYSVMDQTLLDLLEEGEDFSPDYTEEVLIEDFRVLRARCGEGSAVVSIDEAATGLKVSAAVDSVDAASSYTLKKKTVDVKKLRKSFSNRKINRSAVNMLRLKTTEKLMFVYQTIYNTDPVTLHSQAAQSSSFSAVCKMFFSLSLLGVKKEETSFKVPKESTFAYGLMEIATEDGTVGIPSRSWEFKRYSFGWWSISSDDGEDSCQTLRQINRELKKKAGLLRPLASLPDSTRRDLLRSLQELLQDRDDLTLLEQTLDQGSTQVSPPVSAVMDLLKASDASSSQKAALQLLVSAMDTLPDRAPALLSTCSPDVLRVLSQLVDSLQEDAQARLPESPPPPLQVDGELRWAAELLCVTDDGLRELSDQWDRPELPPGVLLELLCLVVRGLSLMQPTTHL; this is encoded by the exons ATGTTTGCAGCCAACACCAAAGCGCTGGTGAAGAGTCTGGGCGCTGAGGACGACCTGATCTACAACGGGAACGTCAACGGGAAAATCCAGCTGCTGACTCTGGTCAAGGTGACGGAGAGGTCGCTGTGGTCTACGATCAGCTACAGCGTCATGGACCAGACCCTGCTGGACCTgctggaggagggggaggactTCAGCCCAG ATTACACAGAGGAAGTTCTGATTGAGGACTTCAGGGTCCTGAGAGCCAGATGTGGAGAAGGCTCTGCAGTCGTGAGCATCGACGAAGCCGCCACTGGACTCAAAGTGTCTGCGGCCGTGGACTCTGTGGACGCAGCGTCATCCTACACGCTGAAGAAAAAGACTGTGGACGTCAAGAAACTGAGGAAGAGCTTCAGCAACAG GAAGATAAACCGCTCGGCCGTGAACATGCTGAGGTTGAAGACCACGGAGAAGCTGATGTTCGTTTACCAGACGATCTACAACACTGACCCCGTGACGCTCCACAGCCAAGCTGCACAGAGCAGCTCGTTCTCAGCTGTGTGCAAAATGTTCTTCAGCCTCAGCTTGTTG GGAGTCAAGAAGGAGGAGACGAGCTTCAAGGTGCCAAAAGAGTCCACGTTCGCCTACGGACTCATGGAGATCGCGACTGAGGACGGGACTGTGG GAATTCCTTCGAGAAGCTGGGAATTCAAACGATACAGTTTTG GATGGTGGAGCATCAGCTCAGACGATGGAGAGGACTCATGCCAGACTCTGCGACAAATCAACAGAG aGCTAAAGAAGAAAGCAGGTCTTCTGCGGCCGCTGGCAAGTCTCCCTGACTCGACCCGACGGGATCTGCTGAGATCTCTCCAGGAGCTTCTGCAGGACCGAGACGACCTGACTCTGCTGGAGCAAACA TTGGATCAGGGCAGCACACAAGTGTCTCCGCCTGTCTCTGCAGTCATGGACCTTCTCAAAGCCTCCGACGCTTCCAGCTCCCAGAAGGCCGCGCTTCAACTGCTGGTCAGCGCCATGGACA ctctgcccGACCGTGCACCTGCTCTGCTGAGCACCTGCAGCCCTGATGTCCTGAGGGTCCTGAGCCAGCTG gtgGACAGTCTGCAGGAGGACGCCCAGGCCAGACTCCCTGAGTCGCCGCCCCCCCCACTGCAGGTGGACGGGGAGCTGCGCTGGGCGGCCGAGCTCCTCTGTGTGACGGACGACGGGCTGCGAGAGCTGAGTGATCAGTGGGACCGACCGGAGCTCCCCCCCGGGGtcctgctggagctgctgtgcCTCGTGGTACGGGGGCTCAGCCTGATGCAGCCCACAACACACCTGTGA
- the cfap53 gene encoding cilia- and flagella-associated protein 53, with translation MLLSHRRRTVREFPGPTPHSVAVRARPPPSRPPDHLIQRRQKQDAVRDEVLQFSRYQQTCDVTNSWLQSSDRRFLRGTIQRHVRAAVEQQESSTEQRRDRLRALLEAEEQQLLQELEEKKETTVERQAKMREKAKALREKIEDEQQQLVSHKLEQLFRDRCEELRTVLSRRREQQVSEERAAQVRSRQQLQELRRQEEELWDGLWEADRRAKEQRETQRLQTQQQKNMEQLHVLKAQVEETELRRRREKELREEEARLLLQQRDMQRLQDQRQQQLKRQAQEARRRQLDQGLRLKMKRLAREQQDELQLDMNILQQLVQQETDQSQAAAQRKMELREEQHRYRQYLCEELQKQRREEEETEQLIEEKLKETWVKREEQSRLQREARNRLMDEVMEARRLQIQHKLELNLQKQAELAREREELGRDMEEIRLKDEDEKRRQRRAREAYQADLRAQMQQRRRLQSEEKALAQKEYEQGLIMQQLYDQKKDQILSRPTSHTASTHPFRRAEGSRSAPKSASA, from the exons ATGCTGCTCAGCCACAGAAGAAGAACCGTCCGGGAGTTTCCGGGACCGACGCCGCACTCGGTGGCTGTG AGGGCCAGGCCGCCGCCATCGAGACCCCCAGACCACCTGATCCAGCGGAGACAGAAGCAGGACGCCGTCCGGGACGAGGTGCTGCAGTTCTCCAGGTACCAGCAAACATGTGACGTCACCAACTCGTGGCTGCAGAGCTCAGACCGCCGCTTCCTCAGGGGAACCATCCAGAGACACGTCCGAGCTGCGGTGGAGCAGCAGGAGTCCAGCACCGAGCAGAGGAGGGACAG GCTCCGCGCGCTGCTGGAGGCCGAGGAACAGCAGCTCctgcaggagctggaggagaagaaggagacgACTGTGGAGCGACAGGCCAAGATGAGGGAAAAGGCCAAAGCTCTGAGGGAGAAGATAGAGgacgagcagcagcagctggtctcACACAAACTGGAGCAGCTGTTCAG AGACCGGTGTGAGGAGCTGCGCACCGTGCTGAGCAGGCGGCGGGAGCAGCAGGTGAGCGAGGAGAGAGCCGCCCAGGTGAGGAGCcgccagcagctgcaggagctaCGGCGTCAGGAGGAGGAGCTGTGGGATGGACTGTGGGAGGCCGACCGCAGGGCCAAGGAGCAGCGGGAGACCCAGCGCCTGCAGACGCAGCAGCAGAAGAACATGGAGCAGCTGCACGTCCTGAAGGCTCAGGTGGAGGAGACCGAGCTGAGGAGGCGCAGGGAGAAGGagctgagagaggaggaggctcGACTCCTG ctgcagcagcggGACATGCAGCGCCTGCAGGatcagcggcagcagcagctgaagcgTCAGGCTCAGGAGGCCCGGCGCCGGCAGCTGGACCAGGGGTTGCGGCTGAAGATGAAGCGTCTGGCCCGAGAGCAGCAGGACGAGCTGCAGCTGGACATGAacatcctgcagcagctggtccAGCAGGAGACCGACCAGAGCCAGGCAGCAGCCCAGAGGAAG ATGGAGCTGCGGGAGGAGCAGCACAGGTACCGGCAGTATCTGTGTGAGGAGCTGcagaagcagaggagagaggaggaggagacggagCAGCTGATCGAGGAGAAACTGAAGGAGACCTGGGTtaagagagaggagcagagccGCCTGCAGCGAGAGGCCAGAAACCGCCTGATGGACGAAGTGATGGAGGCTCGCCGTCTGCAGATCCAGCACAAAC TGGAGctgaacctgcagaaacaagcCGAACTGGCCcgagagagagaggagctgggCCGAGACATGGAGGAGATCAGGCTTAAGGACGAGGACGAAAAAAGACG TCAGAGACGGGCCCGCGAGGCCTACCAGGCTGACCTCAGGGCTCAGATGCAGCAGCGGCGGCGGCTACAGAGCGAGGAGAAAGCTCTGGCACAGAAGGAGTATGAGCAGGGCCTGATCATGCAGCAGCTCTACGACCAGAAGAAAGACCAGATCCTGTCCAGACCCACATCTCACACCGCCTCCACCCATCCTTTCAGGAGAGCAGAGGGATCCAGGTCTGCGCCGAAGTCCGCCTCAGCTTGA